A genomic window from Ciona intestinalis chromosome 8, KH, whole genome shotgun sequence includes:
- the LOC100181545 gene encoding obg-like ATPase 1 — MPPKKKKEVEKPPLILGRLGTSLKIGIVGLPNVGKSTFFNVLTKSEASAENFPFCTIDPNESRVPVPDERWEFLCKYHKPASKVPAFLSVVDIAGLVKGANEGQGLGNAFLSHISGCDAIFHMTRAFDDAEVVHVEGDVNPVRDLEIIQEELRLKDVEHLTKRLAELEKVYSRGGEKKYKLEFETLSKIKTLLVDEKKPVRDGEWGGKEIEVLNEHLFLTSKPQIYLVNLSEKDYIRKKNKWLMKIKTWVTENDSSAILIPFSGAFELKLAEMADDAERKAYLEEQYKDSVGSALSKIVVTGFKCLGLQYFFTAGADEVKAWTIKTGFLAPQAAGRIHTDFEKGFIMAEVMKFSDFKELGSESAVKSAGKYRQQGRNYIVEDGDIIFFKFNTPSQPKKK, encoded by the exons ATGCCACCAAAGAAGAAAAAGGAAGTTGAAAAGCCACCTTTAATATTGGGACGACTGGGCACATCATTGAAGATAGGAATAGTTGGGTTGCCAAATGTCGGAAAATccactttttttaatgtcCTAACTAAAAGCGAG GCTTCTGCTGAAAACTTCCCGTTTTGTACGATTGATCCCAATGAGAGCAGAGTTCCAGTTCCTGATGAAAGATGGGAGTTTCTCTGCAAATACCACAAGCCTGCTAGCAAG GTTCCGGCTTTTCTCTCAGTGGTTGATATTGCTGGATTAGTGAAAGGTGCAAATGAAGGTCAGGGTCTTGGAAATGCTTTTCTTTCCCATATCAGTGGATGTGATGCAATATTTCACATGACTCGTGCTTTTGATGATGCAGAG GTTGTCCATGTTGAAGGAGATGTAAATCCTGTTCGTGATTTGGAAATTATTCAAGAAGAACTTCGTCTGAAGGATGTGGAGCACCTAACCAAGAGATTAGCTGAACTTGAGAAGGTCTACAGTCGAGGTGGTGAGAAAAAG TACAAACTTGAGTTTGAGACGCTTAGTAAGATCAAGACTTTGTTGGTGGATGAGAAGAAACCTGTAAGAGATGGGGAGTGGGGAGGAAAAGAAATCGAAGTCCTTAACGAACATCTTTTTCTAACCTCTAAACCACAG ATTTATCTCGTAAACTTGAGTGAGAAGGATTACATCCGGAAAAAGAACAAATGGCTGATGAAGATTAAAACCTGGGTTACTGAGAATGATTCTTCAGCGATCCTAATCCCATTTTCGGGAGCGTTTGAACTCAAG TTAGCTGAAATGGCTGACGATGCTGAACGGAAGGCTTACCTGGAGGAACAGTACAAGGATTCGGTCGGGTCAGCTCTTAGCAAGATTGTGGTAACCGGGTTTAAATGCCTTGGTCTGCAGTACTTCTTCACTGCAGGCGCGGACGAGGTCAAAGCGTGGACGATCAAAACCGGCTTTCTCGCCCCTCAAGCTGCTGGGAGGATCCACACCGATTTTGAGAAAGGCTTCATTATGGCAGAGGTTATGAAATTCTCTGATTTTAAAGAGCTTGGCTCGGAGTCTGCAGTTAAATCAGCCGGTAAGTATCGCCAACAAGGAAGAAATTACATTGTAGAAGATGGGGACATCATCTTTTTCAAGTTTAACACGCCCTCGCAGCCAAAGAAAAAATGA